The Rhodamnia argentea isolate NSW1041297 chromosome 10, ASM2092103v1, whole genome shotgun sequence sequence CTCAAGACATGTTCAATCGTGTTCGTGTCGCGtcaaagtataattttttttttcctttcatctttTTGGTCTTGAGTTGTGTTCTTCTGTTAGTGTACAGAATCGACGATTCGACACCCCtttatttgttttgcaggcCTCCTACCCTTCCTCAGCCGGTTCGTTCCGGCCCGAGCTCATCGAACCGGTGTTCAAGCCCATGCTTGAGTTCCTCCGCCAGACCGGTTCGTACCTCATGGTTAACGCCTACCCCTTCTTCGCCTACGAGTCCAACTCCGACGTCATCTCCATGGACTACGCCCTCTTCCGAGAGAACCCGGGCGTTGTCGACGCCGGCAACGGGCTGCGCTACTTCAGCCTCTTTGACGCCCAGATCGACGCCGTCTTCGCCGCCATGTCTGCCCTCAAGTACGACGACATCAAGATGGTCGTCACCGAGACGGGCTGGCCCTCCAAGGGCGACGAGAACGAGGTCGGCGCGAGCAAGGACAATGCTGCCGCCTACAACGGCAACCTCGTCCGCCGGATCCTCACCGGCGGCGGCACACCCCGGAGGCCGCAGGCCGACCTCACGGTCTACCTGTTCGCGCTCTTCAACGAGAACAAGAAGCCCGGCCCCTCGTCGGAGCAGAACTACGGCCTCTTCTACCCGAACGAGGACAAGGTCTACGACATACCCTTCACCGTGGAGGGGCTCAAGAACTACCACGACAGCGGGAAGTCGACGCCGGCGAGCGGCGGGCAGAGGACGGTCGCGGCGCCGGTGAGGGGCGGAGGGGGAGTGTCGAAGAGCTCATCGGGGCCGAACACGTGGTGCGTGGCCAGCGGCGAGGCCGGGAAGGAGAAGCTGCAGGCGGCACTGGACTTCGCGTGCGGGGAGGGAAGGGCGGACTGCCGGCCGATCCAGCCCGGGTCGACGTGCTACGACCCGAACACGGTGGAGGCGCACGCGTCGTACGCGTTCAACAGCTACTACCAGAAGATGGGTCGGGGGTTCTGGACCTGCGACTTCGGTGGGGCCGCCTCCATCGTATCCCAGCCTCCCAGTACGTATTTTCCACTCTTTACGTATATCGCGAGTGCGCGAGGTCGATGATGATTGAAAACATTTGGTGAAACTCCCAAAGCGGAGTCCAGGTTGTCACGAGAAAAAGGTCAAAATTAGTCAGAGAAGAGAAGGCAGCACCACGTGAATGGCTGGGAAAATTTAATCctttctttgctctttttttccACTGATCTGACACTACTAACAACACTCTGACGACCATTCTTTGACTTTGAAGCTTGCTTGCTCCCTCCATGCTTTTCcagttttcttctcttctccactACTACTAGTACTACTAGTACTGTAAATTTTCTTATCAGAGTACTAAATGGTGCGGCTTTTTTCTTTGGCAGAGTTTGGGAAATGCGAGTTCCCCACGGGATACTGAAGCCGGTCCCGatgatggatggatggatggtgATGAGGTCAAGGGCCTTAGGGATCAAATTGTTATTTTCAGCTTTTGGTAGGGGGGTTTAAATGTAGAatcctacaattttttttttattggtgggTCTCTG is a genomic window containing:
- the LOC115747632 gene encoding glucan endo-1,3-beta-D-glucosidase; protein product: MESSASDCTWSGGTATSNGRVFVNSPDCGVAWGHVRHRVTRAHEVMTSLSPCPHDPTPGSHLTISIFATALPSSSSSFLSLARSLPLAPTNSLARSPDRRNRGEAFAPPLYTLSSSVSPPKNHQRIMERLPLSSSFFCFLLLSVLCLADGGSIGVNYGRVANNLPSASKVVQLLKSQGIEKVKIYDADPAVLHAFAGSGIRLTVDLPNELLFAAARSLSYSLVWVQRNVAAYHPATQIEAIAVGNEVFVDPRNTTKFLVPAMKNIHTALVKYNLHNAIKISSPIALSALQASYPSSAGSFRPELIEPVFKPMLEFLRQTGSYLMVNAYPFFAYESNSDVISMDYALFRENPGVVDAGNGLRYFSLFDAQIDAVFAAMSALKYDDIKMVVTETGWPSKGDENEVGASKDNAAAYNGNLVRRILTGGGTPRRPQADLTVYLFALFNENKKPGPSSEQNYGLFYPNEDKVYDIPFTVEGLKNYHDSGKSTPASGGQRTVAAPVRGGGGVSKSSSGPNTWCVASGEAGKEKLQAALDFACGEGRADCRPIQPGSTCYDPNTVEAHASYAFNSYYQKMGRGFWTCDFGGAASIVSQPPKFGKCEFPTGY